Proteins co-encoded in one Quercus robur chromosome 8, dhQueRobu3.1, whole genome shotgun sequence genomic window:
- the LOC126697873 gene encoding WRKY transcription factor 55: protein MEEINPISIIRQGCKLARELEANLPNLTDQHNMLLTSCVEIIKVFNTARERLYTTQYRDPMSHNPMNMLIRQPQESQQTQIEAAADLQGWLRSNYTPAMDIFQLQLQADQSRNPFETQKLGSDVHVAAAGRDHAEASARSRSTGGGEFPVPPIDVSDSGTGNSSSQRQRRRRDDGERRTLTVPVPRIGNTEIPPEDGFTWRKYGQKEILGSKYPRGYFRCTHQKLYQCPAKKLVQRLDDDPYMFEVTYRGGHTCHMSSTAPSIPPPPDQISHDIAQFIASQPLPSSSVPLSSWLSMDSLGRGGSGSGAGPSTTRSGKEVEFPVADMADVMFNSGSSSSNSMDFLFQAPEDVKWKPGDKQG from the exons ATGGAGGAGATAAATCCAATATCTATAATCCGTCAAGGGTGTAAGTTAGCAAGAGAACTTGAAGCAAACCTACCAAACCTCACTGACCAGCACAACATGCTCTTAACATCCTGTGTTGAAATCATAAAGGTTTTCAATACAGCAAGGGAACGACTATACACTACTCAATATCGGGACCCCATGTCACACAACCCCATGAACATGCTAATCCGACAACCACAGGAGTCACAACAGACTCAGATTGAAGCAGCTGCTGATCTGCAGGGATGGCTAAGGTCTAATTACACCCCAGCAATGGACATATTTCAATTACAACTTCAAGCTGATCAAAGCAGGAACCCATTTGAGACGCAGAAATTGGGGTCCGATGTCCATGTTGCAGCAGCTGGAAGAGATCATGCGGAAGCTTCTGCACGATCTAGGAGCACAGGAGGAGGAGAGTTTCCGGTTCCACCAATTGACGTATCAGATTCGGGTACTGGTAATTCATCCTCACAAAGACAGCGAAGAAG GAGGGATGATGGGGAGAGACGGACATTGACGGTGCCTGTACCTCGGATTGGAAATACTGAGATTCCACCGGAGGACGGCTTTACATGGAGGAAATACGGCCAGAAAGAGATACTTGGCTCAAAATACCCAAG AGGTTACTTTAGGTGCACCCACCAGAAGTTATACCAATGCCCAGCCAAGAAACTCGTGCAGAGGCTGGATGACGATCCCTACATGTTTGAAGTGACATATCGAGGTGGTCACACATGCCACATGTCATCCACGGCACCATCAATTCCACCACCACCTGATCAAATTTCACATGACATTGCCCAATTTATAGCTTCCCAGCCTCTACCATCTAGTTCAGTTCCTCTAAGCAGTTGGCTCTCAATGGACAGTCTAGGAAGGGGAGGAAGTGGTAGTGGTGCGGGTCCTTCCACCACACGAAGTGGCAAAGAAGTTGAATTCCCGGTTGCAGATATGGCTGATGTAATGTTTAACTCAGGCAGCAGTAGTAGCAATAGCATGGATTTTCTATTCCAAGCCCCCGAAGATGTTAAATGGAAGCCAGGTGACAAACAAGGTTGA